GGATTTTTACGATCGGCATCCAGCTATTTGCAATCAGACCGGTTTCTTCCAATAACTCCCGTTTGGCAGAATCGAGGGGATCCGTACCCAGGGGGCCTCCACCTTCTGGAATCTCCCATGAGAACCCTTCCAATGGAAAACGGAACTGCCCTACCAGGTAAATATTACCTTCTTCATCATATGGAATAACACCAATGGCGGCATTTTTGAAATGAACTACGCCATAAATGCCCTTCCCTCCTGCCGGATTCAGTACCTGGTGTTCCGTAACACTGATCCAGGGATTGTCGTATTCTACTTTGCTGGACAAGATCGTCCAGGGGTTATGATTCAGATCCATAATTACAAATGTAGGAATTGCTTCAAGGATTGTGCCGGGCCTGCCATTAAATACAGGTTATAAAAATTCAATACAGGCCATAAAATCAAAAACGGGAAAAAAAACGTCCCGCGCAGAGGCGGGACGATGTCAACCAGATGAACGG
This Chitinophaga sancti DNA region includes the following protein-coding sequences:
- a CDS encoding NUDIX hydrolase; this translates as MDLNHNPWTILSSKVEYDNPWISVTEHQVLNPAGGKGIYGVVHFKNAAIGVIPYDEEGNIYLVGQFRFPLEGFSWEIPEGGGPLGTDPLDSAKRELLEETGLIANSWMPIVKIHLSNSVSDEAGVIYLARQLEQREAEPEETEQLHIRKVPFEEAYQMVKRHEITDSLSIAAIQKIKLMLLEGEL